The nucleotide window gattcactTAAAGACCAGTTTGTAAGCAGAAAGTTGATTAGCGTTGCAATAGTCATAGTGGTCAAACTTTAAGGTccctgtaaatagcaataatagatTAAAACAAGAATAAATGAAAGTAAGGGAACTAACTGTTGATATGTGTGAAAATGGAACAAAACCACGAAGGCCGTCTACAATGGCTACAACACCGCCTTTATTTCCACCAACAACCTACAGTTATGAAAATCAGTATCAGAAGGGTAAACTGAAATCAATATAGTAAATAGGAAACTAAGTTTATTCTTATCAGATAAGGACTCTGTATAGATTGTCATCTGCTGATAGTTCATAAATTTAGTTGAAACCATGGGCATTGATGCATTAACTAGCTTAAACGGAGTACCATGTCTTCTCCAAGAAAAAATCTCTAATCTTTGTCAATTATCCAGATTCTGTGTGGTGCTTTTCCCATGCTTCTACATAGCATTATAGAGGTAAGCCTTTACtcgatcaacaaaaagaaaaaacaactggTTTCAAATCGATGGAACATCATTGTTTGAACTAAAGAATCCAAAGAATTCATGAACTAcagattaagaaaattaattaccCTTTCCATCAGTTATTTGCATTTGTTATCATGTCCATCAGCTGTTAAGAGAAATGCTGAGAGAACCAACCATTTCCATAGAAATATGTATGTGACTAAAAATAAGTTCCACAAAAGGACAAGGTAGACAGAAAAGACCATAATAGGCAAACAAAATGGCTGAACCAGAAACATCCAGTGCAGCAGTGATCAATTATAACAGcatgtaaatataataataataataataataatatacaatAATTCTCTATGAGAATCTAGAGATCACCAATTTGCTGCAACCATAAATATAACTGAAACTATTCATAACATAGAAAAATTAGGGACTAAGTTATATTAGCTGCAGCCTCGTAGTTTGTCAAAAGGAAATAACACGGTGCAGTATGCAAGATTCTCACCTGACCCTTGACAACAACATCTTCGGCCTGAAGCTGCTTACACCTTTCCCATGCAAGACCATATTGAATAGACCGCAGGCTCAGAACCAGGCTATCATCCGCAGTTTTCTCACCAATTATGACAAACTCTTCAACTAATCCTGGATATATGCCCGCTTCAGCGACATGCTTAATTTTGTGAATGCATGCTTCTTGAAGAGGTAAGTAGGCAGAAGATTTTGCAGTGATATCAACCAATGCGCCATTTCCATCTGTCAATAAGACAGTTCCTTTAACCTGGAAAATAGAACAATTGATCAATCAACTGGACCTGGATGGACTACGAAGATCTGCAACCACATGCCTAAAGCTTCATGCGCGGAATTACAGCAGCTAAACTAAAGATAATTGGTAATTGAGGTTAGCAATAtcaaattattatctttatttccCTTTAATTTGTATCAAATACTCCCGCGATGAACTCCCAAAACAATAACCTCTGCATTGAATCATGTACAAAAGTATAGGCACAAGCCTCACCGTTAATCATGATAAGTTAAGGCCAGTAGGTAGGGGGCGAGGGAGAGAGATGAGAGACCTTGGCGCCGATCTCGGAGTCGAAATCGTACTTGTCGAGGGCGGCGTGGAAGTCCTCGATGGTGAAGGCGACGCCCTCCATGGGGGCGGTGCGGCACCTATCGGAGGCCTCCTCGAAGAGTTCCCTCAGCTTCTGCCGCTCCTTCTGGGCGGGGGTGAGCGCGTACGTGCCGGCGACAACCGCGGCGTGGCAGTAGGAGCGCCTCACCGGCGGCTTCGAGGGGACGGCCGCGGAGGAAGGTCGAGAGAGTGGGGAGGAGGAGACCAGCGGCCACCGGAGTCCGGCGGAGAAGCTATGCGGCGCCAAGGCCGCCATTTCCTTTCGCTTGCTACCTAGTTCTTTCTGCAGCCGCTGAGCAGAAGCCCGATACAAACCCTCGACTGGAGGCCCAAACAAAACCCATTTGGGCTTACGGCAGCCGCCCAATGCGTCGCCACAACACAGCGTCGCCCGTTTCGTCGCGCATTGCGAATGGAAATCAATACAGTCACAGAAATCTGAGCCGCCAATTGATGGATAACAATCTTGAAGTGTAAAACAACGGTTCTTGATTCAGGTGGGAAATGTACCAAGGATTGCTGGAATAGTGGGGCCGACGTATCGGCATATGCGTGGCGCCCTCTGTTGCTTCCGTGTATAGTTCGAGAAAGAACGCCGGGTCATCTGTCATGTCTGCGATGGGACCCATGTTCTCGTTGCTTACTTAATCAACCCCAACCCCACCTTTCTACGACCCATCTCAAGGTGCATCGGTTGTGTGTGTTCGTAGCTCTCCCCTTCGTTGGATTGTTCTTTCTCTTGCTCGTCTTAAATCGGGTTTCATGGCGCCGGAGATGGTGGCAAGGGCGGCTGCGAAGGCGGCCGGGAAGGGGAGCCATCTAGGGCCTACGTGACGTTCCTGGCGGGTGATGGCGATTACGTGAAGGGAGCGGTGGGTTTGGCGAAGGGACTGCGGAAGGTGGGATCCGCCTACCCCATGGTGGTGGCGGTCCTCCCAGACGTACCGGAGAGCCACCGCCGCCTCCTCGCCTCCCAGGGCTGCATCATCCGCGAGATCGAGCCCGTCTACCCGCCGGAGAGCCAGACCCAGTTTGCCATGGACTACTACGTCATCAACTACTCCAAGCTCCGGATCTGGGAGGtaacccatctctctctctctcaatcgcgCCTTTATTTTTGTACGATCACTTTACAGAGTGAACCGGCTTGCTTACAGTTCATGGAGTACCAGAAGATGGTGTTCCTGGATGCGGACATACAGGTGCACGAGAACATCGACCACCTGTTCGACCTGCCGGACGGGCAGTTCTACGCGGTGATGGACCGCTTCTGTGAGAAGAAGTGGAGCCACACGCCGCAGTCCAAGATTCGGCTAATGCCAGCAATGCCCGGATAGGGTGGCGTGGCCCACGGACGAGCTCGGCCCGCCGCCATCTCTCTACTTCAACGCCGGCATGTTTGTCCATGAGCCCAGCATCGCCACCTGCGAGTCCCTCCTCGCCACCCTCAAGAGCACCCCCGTTACCCCCTTCGCTGAGCAGGTCTCTGCTACTACTCTCCACTATGCAGTATAATATGTTTCCCTAGTCAGTGTTCAAGTCTGGCGTCTTGCAGAGACTGAAGTGATGTGTATGTTCTCTTGTGCTATCGTTATAGGACTTCTTGAACATGTTCTTTAAGGATATCTACAAGCCGATCCCGTTGATCTATAACCTGGTCTTGGCCATGCTGTGGAGGCACCCGGAGAATGACCAGCACCGCATGGATAAAAACGATCGAGGCTTATCGGATAGCTTCAGGCCTTCGTCATAGAAAAGCCAACTCGTCTTCCATCTCACCTGCTCCTGAAGCATGTGGGACTCGGGTAGCACGTCGAGTGCGGGCGATGTCTCAACGGAGGTGCGCCAGGAAGACATGAGTGAGGCCTCGATGGTTAGTGTTCTCTGTTTACGTGCATTAAACTGTGGAGACGACGCAGGGTGGCCACATCATGCACTCAGTCAACCAACCAATCCGGTCGGTGGATATATGACCAGCGCATGGGGACCACGAAATGAACGGTGAGCGCTGCGAGGTAATGCAGCGGGTTGGTATCGAAACTGTCCCATTCCGTTGCCATCATTTTCATGCCATCCACGTGGACACTACCAATAAATATAATTGAACAAATAGGAAcaaatctattattattattattattattattatatttgcatACCATATctacatgattatatatatatatatattaaaatgtatcatatatatatatatatatatatatatatatatatataagcagtcAATGCAGCACTAATTGAGATAATTGATTAGAAAGAAATAATTAAGTACAAGGCAGCGGAACAAACTGAGATAAGAAGGCAACGAATCACCACGTCAGCGATTGACTTGACTTGAGAAGGGCGTGTTTGTACCCTTCCGCTTCTATCTCTTCCATCCTCATCCCCATCTAATCTCATCTCATCCCTTTGATCCCTTCCCCAATCCCTATGCCGTTCTTTGTCTTCTGAGAAAAAAGCCGTCACTCCGTTTGATACTGGCTCTGATCTGTGTCATCACCACCGCAAGAAGCTCCGTTTCGTCGAGTGCATAAAAAGATCGGATTTTTCGCATCCCCCATTTCTTCGATCATCAGAGGGTCAAAGGTTAGAACTGTCTACGACTGACTGATCGATTGATTGGTGTTGAGTTGGAGCAGGATACCATCGCTGCGTATCATGTTTATTCTTTGTGTGAATCGTTCTACTTGCTTGTCTTTATGATTCTTTTCCTCTGGAATTTGGTCGCTGTCTACGTGGATTGTAGTGCGCCGGAGTTAAGTAGTGTTTGTGAGAGATTTAGTTCTATGGTTGATCAATTGGTTAATTAGTTTTTGacgtctattatgattcttttagagATACTGGTCGCTATCTCAGCGGATTCTACTAGGCTGGGGTTTCCTTTTTTGGATCAATTTACTACAAGGAAGAAATATGAGAGTGCTTGTTTCGTAGGTTTGGTGTGAAAGTTTCTTTCTTGATGGTTGTTTGGTTGATTTTACTCCTCTGATTCTTATGATAGCATAGCCGGAAAAAAGTTGTCCCCAAAGTTACGAGTGTTCTGACTGTTTGGCGAATGTAGCACCACAAGTGAGTAATGATTTGTTCTGCCCTTTTTTTAGTTGGCAAATCAACTTTGTGGCCAAGTTGATGATCTCTGTTTTCGAAAAAGAGGAACTTTTATCATAGATTAGTAAATGAAGTGGGGCTTTTTTTGGTTGACTGATATGTTGAACTTGATCTCTTTTGCTAGTTGGAGCCAGTTAATTTCATTTTAAGGATTGTTTGTTTTAGAGGATGTTACCTTAATTTCATTTTTTATCCTTTAGACTATTTACATGTTCTATTATTGGCTTTAGTGGCACAATTCACCACCGGACTTTTCTCATGTTTTTGTATGTTGGCTTTTTTCCTGACCTCTGGTTGCAGTTTTAATGAAATGTCTCTGAACATAGCTGTTGGGCTTCTTGTTGTAGGTACATTTGGTCAATTCGACGAAGCATTAACTTATTGATACACAAATAAAGACTTAGTCAGTCGATTATATctaaaatatcaagaagaatggGTTCTGAAGGGCCATCAGTGGTTACTGTTCATATTACTGGATTTAAGAAATTTCATGGGGTATCTGAGAATCCAACAGAAATAATTGTCAGAAATCTTAAGGGGTTCATGCAAAAGAAAGGATTACCTGAAGGGCTTGTTCTTGGCAGTTGCAATGTTCTTGAGACAGCCGGAGAGGGGGCACTTACTCAACTTTATGAAACACTTCAGGTTGCTGTGGCTGGGCAAAGAAATGAAACTTCAAACGGAGGGCAAATTATCTGGGTAAATCACTCACTCATTAGTTGTCTGCTAATTTTTTAAAACAGGAATAGTGGTAATGTATTTATTGGAACATATTTAATAGTTATATCTTTGGTCTGGCTATGTATAATATTTAAAGTAGCTCTCGATATTTAGAGGTAAGTCTGTGTACATTGAGAGTCACCTCGCAATGTTGGGAGCTTTGTGAACTGGGAACGCCTTTTCAACTTTCATTAACTAACTTACCATCCATATAATGACTATGATGAAGCAAATTAAATGGATCCAGATTTGAACACTGTGATATTTCTATTAAATTATAAGATCTATTTGAACTTGATGAAAATGATATTAGCTATTCATTGTTTGATGACTACGTGACTTGATTGCTTTGTCTTTCAATCATTTAGCATCCAATACTGTCTTTAGCATCTTGATcggcattctctctctctctctctctctctctctctcttctaattATGTATTTGGACTTCAGAGGATATTTTGACATGTCATTTTGACTCTCTATTTTAACCTGGTTTCTATTTCAAATTTGTCTTTTTCACACAGTTGTTCTCTTTTTTATGGTCCATCAGCTGCATCTTGGAGTAAA belongs to Musa acuminata AAA Group cultivar baxijiao chromosome BXJ1-11, Cavendish_Baxijiao_AAA, whole genome shotgun sequence and includes:
- the LOC103971992 gene encoding small ribosomal subunit protein bS1c; this translates as MAALAPHSFSAGLRWPLVSSSPLSRPSSAAVPSKPPVRRSYCHAAVVAGTYALTPAQKERQKLRELFEEASDRCRTAPMEGVAFTIEDFHAALDKYDFDSEIGAKVKGTVLLTDGNGALVDITAKSSAYLPLQEACIHKIKHVAEAGIYPGLVEEFVIIGEKTADDSLVLSLRSIQYGLAWERCKQLQAEDVVVKGQVVGGNKGGVVAIVDGLRGFVPFSHISTKSTAEELIGKELPLKFVEVDEEQSRLVLSNRKAMAESQVQLGIGSVVLGSVQSLKPYGAFVDIGGISGLLHVSQISHDRITDISTVLQPGDFLKVMILSHDRERGRVSLSTKKLESTPGDMIRNPKLVFEKADEMAQAFRQRIAQAEAMARADILRFQPESGLTLNSEGILSTLTSDLPAEGLDLSDIPAAEV